One window of the Trifolium pratense cultivar HEN17-A07 linkage group LG2, ARS_RC_1.1, whole genome shotgun sequence genome contains the following:
- the LOC123904800 gene encoding putative pentatricopeptide repeat-containing protein At1g12700, mitochondrial — MDKVKNQNLIQKTKIELLLLQQPQQQQHLIQLPTAVRMSFSVLNCYGAISLSTPNNFCFPIPNFNRSRFNSQAHSNSQFHQNHNLVVDVDDTNAISSFNRMLYINPTPSIFQFNKILTSLAKINNYTTVISFSQQMELKGIQTDIVTLNILLNCFCHLSQLNFAFSVLAKILKLGYQPDTITMNTLMKGMCLSGQVIKALDFHDDVISKGFQLDQISYGILIDGLCKKGETTAALQLLRRIEELMVEPSVVMYNTVINSLCEDKLKLLVC; from the exons ATGGATAAAgtgaaaaatcaaaatctaaTCCAAAAGACCAAAATTGAGTTGCTTTTGTTACAACAACCACAGCAGCAGCAGCATCTCATTCAACTCCCAACAGCCGTTAGAATGTCATTTTCAGTGTTGAATTGTTACGGTGCTATCTCTCTTTCTACTCCCAACAATTTCTGTTTTCCAATTCCCAATTTCAATCGTAGTCGATTTAACTCTCAAGCTCATTCCAATTCCCAATTTCATCAAAATCACAAtcttgttgttgatgttgatgatacTAATGCTATTTCTTCATTCAATCGAATGCTATATATCAATCCTACCCCATCCATATTCCAATTTAACAAGATATTAACTTCCCTTGCTAAGATCAACAATTACACTACtgttatttcattttctcaacAAATGGAACTCAAAGGAATTCAAACTGACATCGTTACTTTGAACATCTTGCTCAATTGTTTCTGCCACCTTAGTCAACTTAATTTTGCATTTTCTGTATTAGCAAAAATTCTCAAGCTAGGTTATCAGCCTGATACGATAACAATGAACACACTTATGAAAGGCATGTGTCTTAGTGGTCAGGTTATTAAAGCTTTGGATTTTCATGACGATGTTATATCAAAGGGATTTCAGCTTGATCAAATTAGTTATGGAATCTTGATTGATGGCTTATGTAAAAAAGGAGAAACAACAGCTGCCCTGCAGTTGCTTAGAAGGATTGAAGAGTTAATGGTTGAACCAAGCGTGGTAATGTACAACACAGTCATTAATAGTCTTTGCGAGGATAAACTT AAGCTGTTGGTTTGTTAA